The Drosophila bipectinata strain 14024-0381.07 chromosome 2L, DbipHiC1v2, whole genome shotgun sequence genome has a segment encoding these proteins:
- the CIAPIN1 gene encoding anamorsin homolog — protein MEQFKGLQKTLYIWTDSTDLDKRVEKVKSSTGGEVALENVHRLSFSSYANSSFDLIVIECAQLTDNYVKLLHMLKPSGKLHLVAFIGPASSLLQEVKLSGFINCREDADDALTAEKPGYETGSSARLSFAKKDASALNVWKISGDDEELIDEEDLLDEEDKQKPDPAGLRVCSTTGKRKACKNCSCGLAEELESEKQTKTATENAKSSCGNCYLGDAFRCSTCPYLGMPAFKPGEKVQLADNLLKSDI, from the exons ATGGAACAATTTAAAGGACTGCAGAAAACTTTATACATATGGACTGACAGCACCGATCTGGACAAGCGTGTGGAGAAAGTGAAATCATCCACAGGTGGCGAAGTGGCCCTGGAAAATGTCCACCGTCTGTCGTTCT CCTCCTACGCCAACTCCAGTTTCGACTTAATTGTGATCGAGTGTGCCCAGTTGACTGATAATTACGTAAAGCTGCTGCACATGCTGAAGCCGAGCGGAAAACTTCACCTGGTGGCCTTCATCGGACCGGCATCCAGCCTGTTGCAGGAAGTCAAGCTGTCAGGGTTCATAAATTGTCGCGAGGATGCGGATGATGCTTTGACTGCCGAGAAACCAGGCTACGAAACCGGCTCATCCGCTCGTCTGTCATTTGCCAAGAAGGATGCCAGTGCCCTGAATGTCTGGAAAATTAGCGGTGACGATGAGGAGCTAATCGATGAAGAGGATCTACTGGACGAGGAAGATAAGCAGAAGCCGGATCCGGCCGGTCTTCGTGTCTGCAGcaccacagggaagcgcaagGCATGCAAAAACTGCTCATGTGGTCTGGCAGAGGAGCTGGAGAGCGAGAAGCAGACCAAGACTGCTACTGAGAACGCAAAGTCGAGCTGCGGCAAT tGCTACTTGGGTGACGCCTTCCGCTGCTCCACCTGCCCCTATTTGGGCATGCCTGCTTTTAAGCCTGGAGAGAAGGTTCAACTGGCCGATAACCTGTTGAAATCTGACATCTGA